The Verrucomicrobiia bacterium genome includes a region encoding these proteins:
- a CDS encoding MoxR family ATPase: protein MPLDFSPDLSTPIEIPQQDSWPPTRHRFDPQTVWAVQAAIAAQRPLLLGGESGIGKSQVARAVAQAVRVPFLYHVVDERTERDDLMYSYDAVARLAEAQVSAVTAGRDADGWRARLAEPNFIRPGILWWAFAWADAQRQAETFSRHCRTCEVPAKPDDWSPDAARPCGPVVLVDEIDKADPSVPNGLLEALGGRGFRTAQLDKPVALKPGAPAPLVIITTNRERELPPAFMRRCLVLKMPFPAGREEAEHFLIEERARVFWGPEQINDAVCRIVVDQLLAERTSAARDSLIVPGAAEFLDLIRALVEMYPGDAERQRGALKEIAPFALKKDLSDGV, encoded by the coding sequence ATGCCCCTCGACTTCTCCCCAGACCTGTCAACGCCGATCGAGATTCCCCAGCAGGATTCCTGGCCGCCAACCCGGCATCGGTTCGATCCTCAGACCGTTTGGGCGGTGCAGGCGGCGATCGCGGCGCAACGCCCGTTGCTGCTTGGAGGCGAATCGGGGATTGGGAAGAGCCAGGTGGCGCGGGCCGTGGCCCAGGCCGTTCGAGTGCCCTTCCTGTATCACGTCGTGGACGAACGCACCGAACGCGACGACCTGATGTACTCGTACGATGCGGTTGCGAGGCTGGCGGAGGCCCAGGTGAGTGCGGTGACGGCCGGCAGGGACGCCGATGGCTGGCGGGCAAGACTGGCCGAGCCGAACTTCATCCGGCCGGGCATCCTGTGGTGGGCATTCGCATGGGCGGATGCGCAAAGGCAGGCAGAGACCTTTTCGAGACATTGCCGAACCTGCGAGGTGCCTGCGAAGCCCGACGATTGGTCCCCCGATGCGGCCCGACCGTGCGGGCCGGTGGTGCTGGTGGACGAGATCGACAAGGCCGATCCCTCGGTTCCGAACGGACTTCTTGAGGCCCTGGGGGGGCGAGGATTTCGAACGGCCCAGCTTGATAAGCCCGTTGCCTTGAAGCCGGGTGCGCCGGCTCCGTTGGTCATCATCACGACCAATCGCGAGCGTGAACTGCCACCTGCGTTCATGAGGCGATGCCTCGTCCTGAAGATGCCATTTCCGGCGGGACGCGAGGAGGCGGAGCACTTCCTGATCGAGGAGCGGGCGCGGGTCTTCTGGGGACCCGAACAGATCAACGACGCCGTCTGTCGCATCGTGGTGGATCAGTTGTTGGCCGAGCGGACGAGTGCCGCGAGGGATTCGCTGATCGTCCCGGGCGCGGCGGAGTTCCTCGATCTGATCCGGGCCCTGGTGGAGATGTACCCTGGCGATGCGGAGCGGCAGCGCGGGGCGCTGAAGGAGATCGCCCCATTTGCCTTGAAGAAGGACTTGTCCGACGGGGTATGA
- a CDS encoding AAA family ATPase, producing the protein MITRLQVENFKSFGSEMNPLSLRPLNFVVGANASGKTNLLSALRFLKIALLQNVEIAVGEFEGPGEVRNKIQRERKEAKPVRLLLRIDGAKLGTFRRVKAAPLNVRSFDYLVEIDVRSNDEEPLVLRENLGVVMVEATEGSETELRYRMERTRSEVILHDGIFRKTPTESIPIEARDSSRLAAGAAFLSPPLVLFRDYIEGWSFYNISPSIARQPCKEVPELALGESGEFLAAILHKLEKQHGDEGSLDQILNGLRGAVPGFKSVRTKPLEVEGKWTFQVVEDRIRGAINPRSVSDGTIRLLALMVIAHWSARRSTLLAIEEPENGLHPHLSGHIVELLRTASETRQVLVTTHNPDFLDELEPEEVLLCDKAEGFTVVRHASEVAEIKSFRKHFRLGELWEQGTLGGIP; encoded by the coding sequence ATGATCACCCGTCTTCAGGTCGAGAACTTCAAGAGTTTCGGTTCTGAGATGAATCCGCTATCTCTGCGACCCCTGAATTTCGTTGTAGGTGCCAATGCTTCTGGCAAGACGAATCTTCTCTCAGCACTCCGTTTCCTGAAGATCGCATTGCTGCAGAACGTGGAGATTGCGGTGGGCGAGTTTGAAGGGCCGGGCGAGGTTCGCAACAAGATCCAGCGTGAACGCAAGGAGGCGAAGCCAGTCCGGCTGCTTCTCAGGATCGATGGTGCGAAGCTGGGAACATTCCGGCGTGTGAAGGCGGCCCCCCTGAATGTCAGGTCGTTCGATTACCTTGTGGAGATCGATGTCCGGTCGAATGATGAAGAGCCACTCGTGCTGCGAGAGAATCTTGGGGTGGTCATGGTTGAAGCCACGGAAGGGAGTGAAACCGAGTTGCGATACAGGATGGAGCGCACCCGGAGTGAGGTCATCCTCCACGACGGCATTTTTCGCAAGACTCCAACCGAGTCGATTCCCATCGAGGCCCGGGACAGCTCGCGGCTGGCGGCTGGCGCGGCGTTTTTGAGCCCACCGCTGGTTTTGTTCCGCGACTACATCGAAGGGTGGTCCTTTTACAACATCAGCCCCTCGATTGCCCGGCAGCCGTGCAAGGAAGTGCCCGAGCTGGCGCTTGGCGAATCGGGGGAGTTCCTTGCCGCCATTTTGCACAAATTGGAGAAGCAACACGGGGATGAGGGTTCGCTGGATCAGATTCTGAACGGTCTTCGCGGTGCCGTGCCGGGATTCAAGAGCGTACGGACAAAGCCGCTCGAAGTTGAGGGCAAGTGGACTTTTCAAGTGGTTGAGGACCGCATCCGTGGTGCCATTAATCCCCGGTCCGTTTCCGATGGCACCATCCGCCTGCTGGCCTTGATGGTCATCGCGCACTGGTCGGCCCGCCGATCGACGCTGCTTGCCATCGAGGAACCGGAGAATGGCCTGCACCCGCACCTGTCCGGGCACATTGTGGAACTGCTTCGTACGGCCTCGGAAACCCGTCAGGTGCTCGTCACAACTCACAATCCGGATTTCCTCGACGAACTGGAGCCGGAGGAAGTGCTTTTATGTGACAAGGCTGAAGGATTCACGGTGGTCCGCCACGCCTCGGAGGTGGCGGAGATCAAGTCCTTTCGCAAACACTTCCGTCTGGGTGAACTATGGGAGCAGGGGACCCTGGGAGGGATACCATGA
- a CDS encoding Gfo/Idh/MocA family oxidoreductase: MNPSVPSPSLPTRRTFLASTGAAAALLVSPRTAFGSDANSRVSWGLIGCGGRGRWIADLFRKHGGYELSAVADYFPERTSSVGSEFGVPGERRFSGLSGYQRLLELSLDAVVIQTPPYFHPQQAADAVDAGRHVFLAKPVAVDVPGCLSIEQSGRRATDKRLCFLVDFQTRAHPAYQEVARWIHQGRIGRIVSVESNYQTSLMFAQMGEQLARDPDNPELRLRCWAIDKVLSGDVITEQNIHSLDVATWFLDANPVRAVGTGGRVRPFGTCWDHFAVLYTFPDQVIATFSSKQVGHGYDDILCRAYGTEGTADTHYFGEVWVRSREDGYHGGRLGNLYTEGAVNNIATFHRDILAGRTDNPTVQPSVRSNLTTILGGAAAYAQGEVTWTGLLRRAEKWEFPTHRLQS, from the coding sequence ATGAACCCATCCGTTCCCTCCCCTTCCCTCCCGACCCGCCGCACCTTCCTCGCCTCGACCGGCGCCGCCGCCGCGCTCCTGGTCTCGCCCCGAACCGCCTTCGGGTCGGACGCCAACAGCCGCGTCTCCTGGGGCCTGATCGGATGCGGCGGGCGAGGCCGCTGGATCGCCGACCTGTTCAGGAAGCATGGCGGCTACGAGTTGTCGGCCGTCGCGGACTACTTCCCCGAGCGCACCTCGAGTGTTGGCAGTGAGTTCGGCGTCCCCGGGGAACGCCGGTTCTCCGGACTCTCCGGTTACCAACGTCTGCTCGAACTGTCCCTCGACGCCGTGGTCATCCAGACACCGCCGTATTTCCATCCCCAACAGGCCGCCGACGCCGTCGATGCCGGCAGGCACGTCTTCCTCGCCAAACCCGTCGCCGTCGATGTCCCGGGCTGCCTCTCCATCGAACAGTCCGGACGACGGGCCACCGACAAGCGGCTCTGTTTCCTGGTGGATTTCCAGACCCGCGCCCACCCGGCCTATCAGGAAGTGGCCCGCTGGATTCACCAGGGACGCATCGGCAGGATCGTATCCGTCGAATCCAACTACCAGACCAGCCTCATGTTCGCCCAGATGGGCGAGCAGCTCGCCCGCGACCCCGACAACCCCGAACTCCGCCTCCGCTGCTGGGCCATCGACAAGGTCCTCTCCGGCGATGTGATCACCGAGCAGAACATCCATTCCCTCGACGTCGCCACCTGGTTCCTCGACGCCAACCCCGTCCGGGCCGTCGGCACCGGCGGAAGGGTCCGTCCCTTCGGCACCTGCTGGGATCACTTCGCGGTCCTCTACACCTTCCCCGACCAGGTCATCGCCACCTTCAGCTCCAAACAGGTCGGTCACGGTTACGACGACATCCTCTGTCGTGCCTATGGCACCGAAGGGACCGCCGACACCCATTACTTCGGGGAAGTCTGGGTCCGCTCCCGCGAGGACGGCTACCACGGCGGACGCCTCGGCAATCTCTACACCGAGGGAGCCGTCAACAACATCGCCACCTTCCATCGCGACATCCTCGCCGGCCGCACCGACAATCCCACGGTCCAACCCAGCGTCCGCAGCAATCTCACCACCATCCTTGGCGGCGCCGCGGCCTACGCCCAGGGCGAAGTCACCTGGACCGGACTCCTCCGCCGCGCCGAGAAATGGGAGTTCCCCACCCACCGACTCCAATCCTGA
- a CDS encoding formylglycine-generating enzyme family protein, which yields MEAPLIPFFPPVWAEVFGEDRHGVFAAFTLKGVEFVWRWIPRGRFRMGSPEDETGRWDDEGPQHEVTLTQGFWMGETPVTQAQWMALMGENPSQFQGERRPVERVTWREGVAFAAQLSEAVPGLSATLPTEAQWEYACRAGTTGAFHDGSACTVPGGKDPALERLGWYGENSGGQTHDVKEKRPNAWGLYDMHGNVWEWCRDGWSSYGAEEVVDPEHDPAEDGANRVVRGGSWIDRARDCRAAFRSLRDPGFRDYFRGFRLAAGQEL from the coding sequence ATCGAGGCACCGTTGATCCCCTTCTTTCCGCCCGTGTGGGCGGAGGTGTTCGGGGAGGATCGGCATGGGGTGTTTGCGGCGTTCACCTTGAAGGGCGTGGAGTTCGTGTGGCGCTGGATTCCGAGAGGGCGGTTTCGCATGGGATCGCCGGAGGACGAGACGGGGCGCTGGGACGATGAGGGGCCACAGCACGAGGTCACCCTGACCCAGGGATTCTGGATGGGGGAGACGCCGGTGACCCAGGCACAGTGGATGGCGCTGATGGGAGAGAATCCCAGCCAGTTCCAGGGCGAACGGCGTCCCGTGGAGCGGGTGACGTGGCGCGAGGGGGTCGCGTTCGCCGCACAATTGTCGGAAGCGGTTCCCGGCCTGTCTGCCACCCTGCCGACGGAGGCGCAGTGGGAGTATGCGTGCCGGGCCGGGACGACGGGAGCGTTTCATGACGGCTCGGCCTGCACGGTGCCGGGAGGGAAGGACCCGGCCCTGGAGCGGCTGGGGTGGTATGGCGAAAACAGCGGAGGGCAAACCCACGACGTGAAGGAGAAGCGTCCCAATGCATGGGGGCTTTACGACATGCACGGGAACGTCTGGGAGTGGTGCCGGGATGGGTGGTCCTCGTACGGTGCGGAGGAGGTGGTGGATCCTGAGCATGACCCCGCAGAGGATGGCGCCAACCGGGTGGTCCGCGGCGGCTCGTGGATCGACCGCGCGCGCGACTGCCGTGCCGCCTTCCGGTCCCTCAGGGACCCTGGCTTCCGGGACTACTTCCGGGGCTTTCGCTTGGCCGCAGGTCAGGAGCTTTAG
- a CDS encoding formylglycine-generating enzyme family protein, protein MKTFPALGRADLLRLRGKTGDFEAMARLLGYERLAEAGSHVGSGRKPDDGVEASGSQGGSLPVPPSIPAERGRLRFLVAVKAETTPSQKRARPRGNPISDAALEVNWAVPDPAIRPLNPWARLAPFLKRRLGAVTASTRIDLRRLTRHIGEGLPVTALPRRSRLAWAPQAAIWWDATSEMDPFRCDIEWAIQRLKRERGAGGLGVRVFRSVPAPAQVAGIPPGTPIVLLSALGQFIRSGETMAAWRALAGYLASRGHPIQVLTPCPRGRWKKEVARAWPGAVWDRRHRLPRHGGLRQPAAVSIEDDSSTADGLLDLLAPSSRIEAPLLRAARLRLGAGADAGTEWDAWHHADCWRGPDCFGLSPGESYDSRLQRRSTSGRKDPALFKDVGRLIREHHRSVSLAIAVEAELRACLSGSPDDTAMERAKGILRSVVDRLWLLATSTADRAPSEGAIPRWFIDMVGRLSPTMRGDPAARELVAQGLALAHAALKSVHVRVPEGVDEETFRQITDEAASRYPEPVEYRIELAGQARFASLRLIPAVSGSAGGQAVPLGGFRAASPRIHVGFPSPAGGHHSYRITEPGEVIELPKIERPTAMTLVSDIHRVRFEALERPPWAERMTYDRFGLAAEFEVGGVRFGLRWIPPGTFLMGSPEDEPGRADWEGPQHEVTLSRGFWLGETPVTQAQWRAVVEAAGREAGGVNPSPSYFQGPVDLPVEQVSHTDCEAFCRLLDGVLPMGPGFGLPTEAQWEYACRAGTTTALYTGGITIEGENNAPELDPIAWYGGNSGLDVEVRNPHDSRDWPNKRHPHEGAGTHRVRLKDPNPWGLYDMLGNVWEWCRDGWRDRYETESGVNPVLETKAGASRVVRGGSWGPHARVCRAAYRYRWDPGDRGNGRGFRLAAGQELGAAEPRGSGAPGSGAGEAEPGLRDEARRPRPPRSGGKIFEAT, encoded by the coding sequence ATGAAGACCTTCCCGGCTCTCGGTCGAGCGGATCTGCTTCGTTTGCGAGGCAAGACGGGTGACTTCGAGGCGATGGCGCGCTTGCTCGGGTACGAGCGTCTTGCCGAGGCCGGGAGTCATGTCGGGTCCGGGAGAAAGCCCGACGACGGAGTCGAGGCAAGCGGAAGCCAGGGCGGGTCGTTGCCGGTTCCACCTTCCATCCCTGCCGAACGCGGGCGGTTGCGATTCCTCGTCGCCGTCAAGGCCGAGACCACGCCTTCCCAGAAGCGTGCCCGCCCGCGGGGGAACCCGATTTCGGATGCAGCTCTGGAGGTGAACTGGGCGGTACCGGATCCGGCGATTCGGCCTCTGAATCCTTGGGCGCGGCTGGCGCCATTCCTGAAGCGACGGCTGGGTGCGGTGACGGCCAGCACGCGCATCGACCTGCGCCGGTTGACGAGGCACATCGGCGAGGGGCTGCCGGTCACGGCCCTGCCTCGTCGGTCGCGGCTGGCATGGGCACCCCAGGCCGCGATCTGGTGGGATGCCACTTCGGAGATGGACCCGTTCCGGTGCGACATCGAGTGGGCGATCCAGCGATTGAAGCGGGAGCGCGGTGCCGGCGGGTTGGGCGTTCGCGTCTTTCGTTCGGTTCCCGCACCGGCCCAGGTGGCGGGGATTCCACCGGGAACGCCCATTGTGCTTCTCTCCGCGCTGGGACAGTTCATTCGGTCCGGGGAAACGATGGCCGCCTGGCGGGCGTTGGCCGGCTATCTGGCGTCTCGTGGCCACCCGATACAAGTGCTGACGCCATGTCCGAGGGGGCGCTGGAAGAAGGAGGTCGCGAGGGCCTGGCCCGGTGCGGTCTGGGATCGGCGACATCGCCTTCCCCGGCATGGCGGTCTGCGGCAGCCGGCGGCGGTTTCGATTGAGGATGACAGTTCCACCGCGGACGGACTCCTGGATCTGCTGGCACCGTCCAGCCGGATCGAGGCTCCGCTGCTTCGCGCGGCCCGACTGCGGCTGGGGGCTGGTGCGGATGCCGGCACCGAGTGGGACGCCTGGCACCACGCGGACTGCTGGCGGGGGCCGGATTGCTTCGGGCTTTCCCCGGGTGAGTCGTATGACAGCCGGCTTCAACGTCGCTCAACCTCGGGCAGGAAGGACCCGGCGCTCTTCAAGGACGTTGGGAGGCTCATTCGCGAGCATCACCGGTCCGTGAGCCTGGCTATTGCAGTCGAGGCGGAATTGCGCGCCTGCCTGAGCGGGTCGCCGGATGACACCGCGATGGAAAGGGCGAAGGGGATTCTCCGGTCCGTGGTGGATCGGCTCTGGTTGCTGGCGACATCGACCGCCGATCGGGCGCCTTCGGAGGGCGCGATTCCGAGGTGGTTCATCGACATGGTCGGACGGTTGTCGCCGACGATGCGGGGAGATCCCGCGGCCAGGGAACTGGTGGCCCAGGGACTCGCCCTCGCGCATGCCGCCTTGAAGAGCGTGCATGTGCGCGTCCCGGAAGGTGTCGATGAGGAGACCTTTCGGCAGATCACGGACGAGGCGGCGAGCCGCTATCCCGAGCCTGTCGAGTACCGGATCGAATTGGCCGGGCAGGCCCGCTTCGCGTCGTTGCGGCTCATCCCGGCGGTGTCGGGCAGCGCGGGAGGCCAAGCGGTTCCGCTGGGGGGATTTCGGGCCGCGAGTCCCCGGATCCATGTTGGGTTCCCGTCGCCCGCGGGAGGACACCACAGCTACCGCATCACGGAGCCGGGCGAGGTGATTGAGCTTCCGAAGATCGAGAGACCGACCGCCATGACGCTTGTCTCGGATATCCATCGCGTCCGCTTCGAGGCCCTCGAACGCCCGCCATGGGCGGAGCGGATGACGTACGACCGGTTTGGCCTCGCCGCGGAGTTCGAGGTGGGGGGGGTGAGGTTTGGGCTGCGATGGATTCCGCCGGGGACGTTTCTCATGGGATCGCCCGAGGACGAGCCGGGCCGCGCCGACTGGGAGGGTCCGCAGCATGAGGTGACGCTGTCGCGGGGGTTCTGGCTGGGCGAGACGCCGGTGACGCAGGCGCAGTGGCGGGCGGTGGTCGAGGCGGCGGGTCGCGAGGCCGGGGGGGTGAATCCTTCGCCCAGCTACTTCCAGGGGCCGGTCGACCTTCCGGTCGAGCAGGTGAGCCACACCGACTGCGAGGCGTTTTGCCGGCTGCTGGATGGGGTGCTGCCCATGGGGCCGGGGTTCGGATTGCCCACTGAGGCGCAATGGGAGTACGCATGCCGGGCGGGGACGACCACAGCCCTGTACACGGGGGGTATCACCATCGAGGGCGAGAACAATGCGCCGGAACTGGATCCTATTGCGTGGTATGGAGGGAACAGTGGGCTCGATGTCGAGGTGAGAAATCCCCACGACAGCCGGGACTGGCCGAACAAGCGGCACCCGCACGAGGGGGCCGGCACCCATCGGGTCCGGCTGAAGGACCCGAATCCGTGGGGGCTGTACGACATGCTGGGCAATGTCTGGGAATGGTGTCGGGATGGGTGGCGTGACCGGTATGAGACCGAGTCGGGGGTGAATCCGGTCCTCGAAACCAAGGCCGGCGCCAGCCGGGTGGTCCGCGGCGGCTCGTGGGGCCCCCACGCGCGCGTCTGCCGTGCCGCCTACCGGTACCGCTGGGACCCTGGCGACCGGGGCAACGGCCGGGGCTTTCGCTTGGCCGCAGGTCAGGAGCTCGGGGCGGCGGAGCCGCGAGGGAGCGGAGCGCCCGGATCGGGGGCCGGAGAGGCGGAGCCGGGGCTGAGGGACGAAGCCCGGAGGCCCCGCCCGCCGCGGAGCGGCGGCAAGATATTCGAGGCGACATGA
- a CDS encoding DUF4276 family protein — MTIGIGVEGPSDYQFWNKVFHKHFRGCRFDVRNMKNRDKLIRETPKLLETFRDCRYTAGFVLVDLDDDPCLGSVFELFDAAVRSVVLLPDKGARFLQVCIAVKELESWYLADAAAINAVIPGCAWSAPSDTGRVAKGKVRSLLRNRLGKQASFNEIDFAKSMATKFDPGRARPHSASFRHFWDRVESRVRRRGDP, encoded by the coding sequence ATGACCATCGGCATCGGGGTCGAGGGACCTTCGGACTATCAGTTCTGGAACAAGGTTTTCCACAAGCATTTTCGCGGTTGCAGGTTTGACGTGAGAAACATGAAGAACCGCGACAAACTCATCCGCGAAACGCCAAAACTGCTGGAGACTTTCCGCGACTGCCGCTACACGGCTGGATTCGTCCTTGTGGATCTCGACGACGACCCCTGCCTGGGAAGTGTCTTTGAACTGTTTGATGCGGCAGTCCGGAGTGTCGTGCTTCTTCCAGACAAGGGCGCCCGCTTCCTTCAGGTGTGCATTGCGGTCAAGGAACTGGAATCATGGTACCTGGCTGATGCGGCCGCGATCAACGCCGTGATTCCGGGATGCGCATGGAGTGCACCCTCGGATACTGGAAGGGTTGCCAAGGGCAAGGTGCGCTCGCTCCTGCGGAACCGCCTTGGCAAGCAGGCCAGCTTTAATGAGATCGACTTCGCAAAGTCCATGGCAACCAAGTTTGACCCTGGGCGGGCGCGGCCCCACTCCGCGTCGTTCCGCCATTTCTGGGACAGAGTCGAGTCGAGAGTGCGGCGTCGCGGGGATCCATGA
- a CDS encoding toll/interleukin-1 receptor domain-containing protein, translating to MSPDGQPKVAVSYSWKEERDGTCRGAVDAFCTHLGSRGVEVIRDTDRVRHGDSLTGFMRTIGASDFLCVFLSEAYLRSPNCMYELLIAWKRSGEDTESFRRQVKAWVMPDATGIRDIVSRAMYLDHWRAERERVKPVIERNATDGLAPGTLAEFFRIKEIADNVDAILQFIADQLSPGSAEAYRQWVDESFPDATQLAEIYAQTVSEMEALLARRQVLREFLERTTTGLVRWEGARWRLSQDVASRRFDVCPHLGAIVGGLPDFHGDRLDWGALGEWAGGLVVLAVDREWVLRSRQAARCQSAEYPADDESIGVGGGRTANLLHVAGCALAGGMARLEKVFGRPPLDEFRMPGVSKVMKGILPGDLAREIKLHFIRYILKDEPVDAGDARRIEIQFNRAKAVISAAYRDDRTPYVASGDGYRELTELIRRELKVEDLLLIHPSGDDPQGLLTDYVRALRFLWKIYEEVEARKSSRAT from the coding sequence ATGTCGCCCGACGGCCAACCCAAAGTCGCGGTCTCGTACTCCTGGAAGGAGGAGAGGGATGGGACTTGTCGCGGAGCCGTGGATGCGTTTTGCACGCACCTCGGGTCGCGAGGTGTCGAGGTGATTCGCGACACGGATCGGGTTCGGCACGGGGACTCGTTGACCGGGTTCATGCGAACGATCGGCGCATCGGACTTCCTGTGCGTCTTCCTCAGCGAGGCCTACCTGCGGTCGCCCAACTGCATGTATGAACTCCTGATCGCCTGGAAGCGAAGTGGAGAGGACACCGAGAGCTTCCGCCGACAGGTCAAGGCTTGGGTGATGCCGGACGCGACGGGAATACGGGACATCGTCTCGCGTGCAATGTATCTCGACCATTGGCGAGCCGAGAGGGAACGGGTGAAGCCGGTCATCGAGAGGAATGCCACCGACGGGCTGGCTCCCGGAACGCTGGCGGAGTTCTTCAGGATCAAGGAGATCGCCGACAACGTGGACGCGATACTGCAGTTCATTGCCGACCAGCTCTCGCCGGGTTCGGCGGAGGCGTACCGTCAGTGGGTCGATGAGAGTTTCCCGGACGCAACGCAACTGGCCGAGATCTACGCCCAGACGGTCAGCGAGATGGAGGCGCTTCTGGCGAGGCGTCAGGTCCTGCGGGAGTTCCTGGAGCGAACGACGACCGGACTCGTCCGGTGGGAGGGGGCAAGGTGGCGTCTCTCGCAAGACGTCGCCTCACGACGCTTCGATGTATGTCCTCATCTCGGTGCCATCGTCGGCGGATTGCCGGACTTCCACGGAGACCGGCTGGATTGGGGCGCGCTGGGTGAATGGGCGGGTGGACTGGTGGTTCTGGCCGTCGATCGGGAGTGGGTTCTCCGCAGCCGCCAAGCGGCCCGGTGCCAGAGTGCGGAGTATCCGGCGGATGACGAATCGATCGGAGTGGGCGGAGGACGCACGGCCAATCTCCTTCACGTCGCCGGCTGCGCGTTGGCGGGCGGCATGGCCCGGCTCGAGAAGGTGTTTGGAAGGCCGCCACTCGACGAGTTTCGCATGCCTGGCGTTTCCAAGGTGATGAAGGGGATACTGCCCGGCGATCTGGCCCGGGAGATCAAGCTGCACTTCATCCGGTACATCCTGAAGGACGAGCCTGTCGATGCCGGGGACGCCCGGCGGATCGAGATTCAGTTTAATCGGGCCAAGGCGGTGATTTCCGCAGCCTACCGGGATGATCGGACCCCTTACGTGGCCAGCGGAGACGGCTACCGCGAACTGACCGAACTGATACGTCGCGAACTGAAGGTCGAGGACCTCCTGCTCATTCATCCCAGCGGGGATGACCCGCAGGGCCTGCTGACGGATTACGTACGGGCGCTGCGATTCCTGTGGAAGATCTATGAGGAGGTCGAGGCCCGGAAGAGTTCCCGGGCGACCTAG